The Dictyoglomus sp. NZ13-RE01 genome includes a window with the following:
- a CDS encoding SirA family protein — MEHFVDAKYLQCPGPITKLFTKIKEIPSGDIVVIEATDQGFKKDVTAWSQKTKNELLSLEEENGVIIAKIRKA, encoded by the coding sequence ATGGAACATTTTGTTGATGCGAAATATCTACAATGTCCAGGACCCATAACAAAATTGTTTACAAAGATTAAAGAAATTCCATCTGGAGATATTGTAGTAATAGAAGCTACAGATCAAGGTTTTAAAAAGGATGTTACTGCTTGGAGTCAAAAGACTAAAAATGAGCTTCTTTCTTTAGAGGAAGAGAATGGTGTAATTATTGCAAAAATAAGGAAGGCTTAA
- a CDS encoding GntR family transcriptional regulator, which yields MEKSLSNRTKISTSDAMSKFVLAQDPEIISFAGGLPDNNLFPIDEIQSSHEEMLSKEGKIVFQYTSSLGDFNLRKWIGEEFFSKWNKTVNPENIIITEGSQQALDLLGKLFLDEGDYALIEAPGYLGTIQAWRIFRPHLIGVNQDKDGINLEELEETIKSLPKPPKVLYVVPDFSNPAGTLMPIEKREKLIEIAEKYQFYIIEDLAYSLLSYDRETLPPLLTLSDSKFIVTIGSFSKILSPGLRTGFIIAPNELVRPLRLIKEASDLCSGTYNQKLVYYFCKNGYLKKHVDKLRSAYKEKRDKLQEALNKFFQNKAKWTFPSGGFFFFLTFDDKIDGYKLAEKALENKTSFVPGEEFFVDGKGKNTARISFSQINVNDIFEGVKRLFKAFEEVENS from the coding sequence ATGGAGAAATCTTTATCAAACAGAACAAAAATCTCAACTTCTGATGCTATGTCCAAATTCGTTCTTGCTCAAGATCCAGAGATTATTTCCTTTGCTGGTGGTCTTCCAGATAATAACTTATTTCCTATAGATGAAATACAATCATCCCACGAGGAAATGTTATCTAAAGAAGGGAAAATAGTATTTCAATATACATCAAGCCTCGGTGATTTTAACCTTAGAAAATGGATTGGGGAAGAATTTTTCAGTAAATGGAACAAAACTGTAAATCCAGAAAATATTATTATAACTGAGGGCTCACAGCAGGCTTTAGACTTATTAGGTAAATTATTTTTAGATGAAGGAGACTATGCTCTCATTGAGGCACCAGGTTATTTAGGTACTATACAGGCATGGAGAATTTTTCGCCCTCACTTAATTGGAGTAAACCAGGATAAAGATGGAATAAATCTGGAAGAATTAGAAGAAACAATAAAGTCATTGCCTAAACCTCCTAAAGTCCTTTATGTAGTACCAGATTTTTCTAATCCTGCAGGCACATTAATGCCCATAGAAAAGAGAGAAAAATTAATTGAAATAGCAGAAAAATACCAATTTTATATTATTGAAGATTTGGCTTATAGTTTGCTTTCATATGATAGAGAAACTTTACCTCCTTTATTGACTCTATCAGATAGCAAATTTATTGTCACCATTGGGAGTTTTTCAAAAATTTTATCTCCTGGTTTACGAACAGGCTTTATAATCGCCCCAAATGAACTTGTTCGTCCTTTAAGACTTATAAAAGAAGCTTCGGATCTTTGCTCTGGAACCTACAATCAAAAGTTGGTATATTACTTTTGCAAAAATGGATATCTCAAAAAACATGTAGATAAACTAAGAAGTGCATATAAAGAAAAAAGAGATAAGCTACAAGAAGCTTTAAATAAATTTTTCCAAAACAAAGCAAAATGGACATTTCCTTCCGGTGGCTTCTTCTTTTTCTTAACATTTGATGATAAAATAGACGGATATAAGCTTGCAGAAAAAGCATTAGAAAATAAAACAAGCTTTGTACCAGGAGAAGAATTCTTTGTAGATGGGAAGGGGAAAAATACTGCAAGGATATCCTTCTCTCAGATCAATGTCAACGATATATTTGAAGGAGTAAAAAGACTATTCAAAGCTTTTGAAGAAGTTGAAAACTCATGA
- the hypE gene encoding hydrogenase expression/formation protein HypE, protein MEEIIMLSHGNGGEKTRKLIEEEILKYFGNEILIDLFDSAILEIKGKLAFTTDSFVISPIFFNGGDIGKLSIYGTINDLSVMGATPLYLSVSFIIEEGLPLKDFRKILESMRDAALDCNIKIVTGDTKVVEKGKGDYIYINTAGIGILEEHRDWRERKIEEGDLVIINGGIGEHGVCIMLERLGINTSSEIKSDLAPLYRITLPLLDKFTGVKFMRDPTRGGVATTLNEVSKKYHVDIEIFEESLPIKDWVRKSSEILGIDPLYIANEGKVLIIASKNEGEKIVNFLRQFPEGKDARIIGEIKGRGEKVYLRTTLGTRRILDTLKKELLPRIC, encoded by the coding sequence ATGGAAGAAATTATAATGCTTTCACATGGAAATGGCGGAGAAAAAACAAGAAAATTAATAGAAGAGGAAATTTTGAAGTATTTTGGCAATGAGATTTTAATAGATTTATTTGATTCTGCTATTCTTGAAATAAAGGGAAAGTTAGCCTTTACTACAGACTCTTTTGTTATATCCCCTATATTTTTTAATGGCGGAGATATTGGAAAACTCTCAATTTATGGTACTATAAATGATCTCTCTGTTATGGGAGCAACACCTTTATACCTGAGCGTAAGCTTTATAATCGAGGAGGGCTTACCCTTAAAAGACTTTAGGAAAATCTTGGAATCTATGAGAGACGCAGCTTTGGATTGTAATATAAAGATTGTTACAGGGGACACAAAAGTGGTAGAAAAAGGGAAAGGTGACTATATTTATATAAATACTGCAGGAATAGGGATATTAGAAGAACATAGAGATTGGAGGGAAAGAAAAATAGAAGAAGGAGATTTAGTTATTATAAATGGGGGAATAGGAGAGCATGGTGTATGTATAATGTTGGAAAGATTAGGAATAAATACAAGCAGTGAAATAAAATCTGATCTTGCTCCTCTTTACCGTATTACCTTACCCCTTTTAGACAAATTTACAGGAGTTAAATTTATGCGGGATCCAACTAGGGGCGGTGTAGCCACAACTTTAAATGAGGTCTCTAAAAAATACCACGTAGATATTGAAATATTTGAAGAAAGCTTGCCTATAAAAGATTGGGTTAGAAAATCCAGTGAGATATTAGGAATAGATCCTTTATATATTGCCAATGAAGGGAAAGTATTAATTATTGCTTCTAAGAATGAAGGAGAAAAGATTGTAAACTTCCTAAGACAATTTCCAGAAGGTAAGGATGCAAGAATAATAGGTGAAATAAAAGGAAGGGGTGAAAAAGTGTACTTAAGAACTACTCTTGGTACAAGGAGAATATTAGATACTTTAAAAAAGGAATTACTTCCGAGGATTTGTTAA
- a CDS encoding homospermidine synthase has protein sequence MKNLLIVGFGNEFRRDDGLGIKLLDQINENVDKLKVQELSIDLVDILKEYDIVLFVDASIEGGPISFKKIEKEEKFSPLTHHLTCEELLFWIDALYKRSPEFYLLSIRGYDFDFGEELSEKARENLDLAKKFVQNFINETISNKLSD, from the coding sequence TTGAAAAATTTACTTATTGTTGGATTTGGGAACGAGTTTAGAAGAGACGACGGCTTAGGAATAAAGCTCCTGGACCAAATAAATGAAAATGTTGATAAACTAAAGGTCCAGGAGCTTTCTATTGATTTAGTAGATATTTTAAAAGAATACGATATTGTTCTCTTTGTTGATGCCTCTATTGAGGGAGGTCCTATCTCTTTTAAAAAAATAGAAAAAGAGGAAAAATTTTCTCCATTGACTCATCACTTAACCTGCGAAGAACTTCTATTTTGGATCGATGCTTTATATAAAAGGAGTCCAGAGTTTTATCTATTGTCTATAAGAGGGTATGATTTTGATTTTGGGGAAGAACTTTCTGAAAAAGCAAGAGAAAATTTAGATCTTGCCAAAAAGTTTGTTCAAAACTTTATAAATGAAACAATCAGTAATAAGCTATCGGATTAA
- a CDS encoding Ni/Fe hydrogenase subunit alpha, whose amino-acid sequence MENKITISPVTRIEGHARVTIHLDEDGKVKNAYFHVDQFRGFEKFSEGRHFSEMPVITERICGICPISHHLASAKACDDILGVDIPKTAKLLRELIHMGQIIQSHSMHFFELAGPDLILGWDADPRIRNVVGLIQENPELALKAVKLRKYGQRIIELVAGRRIHPTFAVPGGVNNALSPSARDEIMSGIDEMISYIKEGIKIAEDYIEKNRDLCNKFASFSTGYMGLVKDDGSLELYDGKIRFMDKDGNILKEFKGKYYLKYIGERVEDWSYLKFPFYKPLGYPDGVYRVGPLARLNVADKISTPLANEEFKKFKAIGYGKPVEGSIYYHYARLIETLYALERTREILDDPDVMSQDVLVLGNVSNEEGIGVVEAPRGTLIHHYWVDEKGTIEKVNLIVSTGHNNWAMSKAVEEVAKAFVDGKNLKEGMLNRVEGAIRCYDPCLSCSTHAIGKMPIVVEIYDNSGNLLESVVRD is encoded by the coding sequence ATGGAGAATAAGATTACAATAAGTCCAGTTACAAGAATAGAAGGACATGCAAGAGTAACTATACATTTGGATGAGGATGGAAAGGTTAAGAATGCTTATTTTCATGTAGATCAATTTAGAGGCTTTGAAAAATTCTCTGAGGGTAGACACTTCTCAGAAATGCCTGTCATTACTGAAAGAATATGTGGAATATGTCCTATAAGTCACCATCTTGCTTCAGCAAAAGCCTGTGACGATATTCTGGGAGTTGATATACCTAAAACAGCAAAACTCCTCAGAGAATTAATTCATATGGGACAGATAATTCAATCTCATTCCATGCATTTCTTTGAGCTTGCTGGTCCTGATCTTATTTTAGGATGGGATGCAGATCCAAGAATTAGGAATGTAGTTGGTTTAATACAGGAAAATCCTGAGCTTGCCCTAAAAGCAGTAAAGCTCAGAAAATATGGACAAAGAATAATAGAATTAGTAGCAGGGAGAAGAATCCATCCTACTTTTGCCGTTCCAGGCGGTGTAAATAATGCTCTTTCTCCCTCTGCAAGGGATGAGATAATGAGTGGAATAGATGAAATGATATCCTACATAAAAGAGGGAATAAAGATAGCAGAGGATTATATAGAGAAAAATAGAGATCTTTGTAACAAATTTGCATCCTTCTCCACTGGATACATGGGATTAGTAAAAGATGACGGTTCCTTAGAGCTCTATGATGGAAAAATCAGATTTATGGATAAAGATGGAAATATTTTAAAAGAGTTTAAAGGTAAATACTATCTTAAATATATTGGAGAGAGAGTAGAAGATTGGAGTTATCTCAAATTCCCCTTCTATAAACCGTTAGGCTATCCTGATGGAGTCTATAGAGTTGGACCATTAGCAAGACTGAATGTAGCAGACAAGATAAGCACACCTCTTGCTAATGAGGAATTTAAGAAGTTTAAAGCTATTGGATATGGAAAACCAGTAGAAGGCTCTATTTATTATCACTATGCAAGACTTATTGAAACACTATACGCTTTAGAAAGAACAAGAGAGATTTTAGATGATCCTGATGTTATGTCTCAAGATGTACTTGTCTTAGGAAACGTTAGTAATGAGGAAGGAATTGGTGTGGTTGAAGCTCCAAGAGGAACTTTGATACATCATTATTGGGTTGATGAGAAAGGTACCATTGAAAAGGTGAACTTGATCGTATCCACAGGTCATAATAACTGGGCTATGAGTAAAGCTGTGGAAGAGGTAGCAAAGGCTTTTGTGGATGGGAAAAACTTAAAAGAAGGTATGCTAAATAGGGTTGAAGGAGCCATAAGGTGTTACGATCCATGTTTGTCCTGCTCTACCCATGCCATTGGGAAAATGCCCATTGTAGTTGAAATTTATGATAACTCTGGAAACTTATTAGAATCCGTAGTCAGAGATTGA
- the hypF gene encoding carbamoyltransferase HypF: MKQSVISYRIKVYGIVQGVGFRPFVYKLAKSLDLRGWIYNSIGSVDILIQGEEENIKKFIDILKNSPPPLSRIEKIHIDIIEDEKSYDDFSIIESKEDIGFNFISPDIAICDDCLREMRDPKDRRYSYPFINCTNCGPRYTIIEDLPYDRDKTSMKIFEMCEECKKEYHDPLSRRFHAQPISCFNCGPNIWIDGLKSDNIFKDISDFLKENKIIAIKGIGGFHLMCSAVSDMAVLKLRERKRRKFKPFALMMRDLDMIEEYCFLNDIERSILTSKERPIVLLRIKDLKDISPYVAPNNEFLGVMLPYAPYHYLIFDYFDKPLIMTSGNVTDEPIVKDNEESKKELKNIADIFVFHNRNIIHRVDDSVVFVENNQLNFVRRARGYAPDPIKVPIKVRPVLALGGELKNTFALGKEEYIFISPHIGDLKDKKTLEVYEETINEFIRLFRIEPEILVHDLHPQYLSTEFAQRFEKFMEVIPLQHHKAHVYSLLLDNNITDDIIGFSFDGTGYGEDGKIWGGEVFIGNLDKIERIAHFKYFPIAGGDYSIENPIRIALSYITKYIPSEINSLFPHIDFLEKELIKKLIRDEVGIFYTSSCGRIFDLVSALLGIREKIDYEGQAAIELETYAWKKEDNEFYPFEIVKKDLYEIDILPTIEKIIEEKNYFDRSIVARRFHNTIAKVILNMAEMFREKFNIRSVGFTGGVFQNRLLINLVVPALEKKGFKVYLHRRVPTNDGGISLGQVIMARE, from the coding sequence ATGAAACAATCAGTAATAAGCTATCGGATTAAAGTTTATGGAATTGTTCAAGGAGTAGGTTTCAGACCTTTTGTTTATAAACTTGCAAAGTCTTTAGACCTACGAGGATGGATATATAACTCTATCGGTTCTGTAGATATTCTTATTCAGGGAGAAGAAGAAAATATTAAAAAATTTATTGATATCTTGAAAAATTCTCCACCCCCTTTATCAAGGATAGAGAAAATCCATATAGATATCATAGAAGATGAAAAATCTTATGATGATTTTTCAATAATAGAAAGTAAAGAGGATATAGGATTTAATTTTATTTCTCCTGATATAGCTATTTGCGATGACTGCTTAAGAGAGATGAGAGATCCAAAAGACAGAAGATATAGCTATCCTTTTATAAATTGTACTAACTGTGGTCCAAGATACACAATTATTGAAGATTTACCCTATGATAGGGACAAAACCAGTATGAAAATCTTTGAGATGTGTGAAGAATGCAAAAAAGAATATCATGATCCATTAAGTAGACGCTTTCATGCCCAACCTATATCCTGCTTTAACTGTGGTCCAAATATTTGGATTGATGGTCTTAAATCAGATAATATTTTTAAGGATATTTCTGATTTTTTGAAGGAAAATAAAATTATTGCTATTAAAGGAATTGGCGGATTTCATTTAATGTGTTCTGCTGTTAGCGATATGGCTGTTTTAAAATTGAGGGAGAGAAAAAGAAGAAAGTTTAAACCATTTGCTCTGATGATGAGAGATTTAGATATGATAGAAGAATATTGTTTTCTAAATGATATAGAAAGGAGTATACTAACATCTAAGGAAAGACCTATAGTTCTTTTGAGGATAAAAGACCTAAAGGATATATCTCCTTATGTAGCCCCTAATAACGAGTTCTTAGGTGTAATGCTTCCTTATGCTCCTTATCATTATTTAATCTTCGATTATTTTGATAAACCTTTAATTATGACCAGTGGAAATGTTACTGATGAGCCAATAGTCAAGGACAATGAAGAAAGCAAAAAGGAGCTTAAAAATATTGCAGATATTTTTGTTTTCCACAATAGAAATATCATTCATAGAGTAGATGATAGTGTTGTATTTGTCGAAAATAATCAATTAAATTTTGTAAGGAGAGCAAGAGGATATGCTCCAGATCCCATAAAGGTACCCATTAAAGTGAGACCTGTTCTTGCATTAGGTGGAGAATTAAAAAATACATTTGCTCTTGGTAAAGAAGAATATATATTCATAAGTCCACATATTGGAGACCTAAAAGATAAGAAAACCTTAGAAGTTTATGAAGAAACCATCAATGAGTTTATTAGGCTTTTTAGAATAGAACCTGAAATCCTGGTGCATGATCTGCACCCCCAATATTTATCCACTGAATTTGCTCAAAGATTTGAAAAATTTATGGAGGTTATTCCTCTTCAACATCATAAAGCCCACGTTTACAGTCTACTTTTAGATAATAATATTACTGATGATATAATAGGTTTTTCCTTTGATGGGACTGGCTATGGGGAAGATGGAAAAATTTGGGGTGGAGAAGTTTTTATTGGAAACTTAGATAAAATAGAAAGAATTGCTCATTTTAAATACTTTCCAATTGCTGGAGGAGACTATTCCATAGAAAATCCTATAAGAATTGCACTTTCCTATATTACAAAATATATTCCGAGCGAAATAAACAGTCTCTTTCCTCATATTGATTTCCTTGAGAAAGAACTTATTAAAAAACTTATAAGGGATGAGGTAGGAATATTTTATACATCTTCTTGTGGGAGAATATTTGATTTAGTATCCGCTCTATTAGGGATAAGGGAAAAAATTGACTATGAAGGACAAGCAGCTATAGAACTTGAAACGTATGCCTGGAAAAAAGAAGATAATGAATTTTATCCCTTTGAGATTGTTAAAAAAGATTTGTATGAAATAGATATACTTCCTACTATTGAAAAAATTATTGAAGAGAAAAATTATTTTGATAGATCTATAGTTGCGAGAAGATTTCATAATACTATTGCTAAAGTTATATTAAATATGGCTGAGATGTTTCGAGAAAAATTCAACATTAGGAGTGTGGGGTTTACTGGAGGGGTTTTTCAAAATAGATTACTTATAAATTTAGTTGTTCCTGCTCTTGAAAAAAAGGGATTTAAAGTGTATCTTCATAGAAGAGTTCCTACAAATGATGGAGGAATATCTTTAGGACAAGTAATTATGGCAAGAGAATAG
- a CDS encoding hydrogenase formation protein HypD, with the protein MSKEVVEIVKALKKYSDRTINLMEFCGTHTHEIFRFGIRDLLPESINLLSGPGCPVCVTSEEDIDYIIALLKEGFGIITFGDLVNVPGSEGSLSYYKAIGKEVKVVYSPLDALKIAKENKNKNYVLIGIGFETTAPSLAFTVLKIREENLKNLYFLSLNKLTPPAMKAILDMGEVKIDGIIGPGHVSTIIGKKGWEKIYEEYKIPFVITGFEPMDILKGIYLLSEMVLKNKPKLVNEYKRSVSDEGNLTALNIMYRVFKIADASWRGLGILKNSGLELKEEYDDINIRKVFPIKVQVKHNPLCKCGEVLRGVLKPTQCPLYKKVCTPENPKGPCMVSSEGTCSAYYLYGRD; encoded by the coding sequence ATGAGCAAAGAAGTTGTTGAAATTGTTAAAGCTTTAAAAAAGTACTCAGATCGTACTATAAATCTAATGGAATTTTGTGGCACCCATACCCACGAAATATTTCGCTTTGGTATTAGAGATCTCCTTCCTGAGAGTATTAATTTATTATCTGGTCCTGGATGCCCTGTTTGTGTTACCTCTGAAGAAGATATTGATTACATAATAGCCTTATTGAAGGAAGGGTTTGGAATAATAACTTTTGGAGATTTGGTGAATGTGCCTGGAAGTGAAGGTAGCTTGAGTTATTATAAAGCAATTGGAAAAGAAGTAAAAGTTGTATATTCTCCCTTAGATGCATTAAAAATTGCAAAGGAGAATAAAAATAAAAATTATGTACTGATTGGTATTGGCTTTGAAACTACAGCTCCATCTTTAGCCTTTACGGTATTAAAAATAAGGGAAGAAAATCTCAAAAATCTTTACTTTTTATCTCTAAATAAGTTAACACCTCCTGCAATGAAGGCAATTCTCGATATGGGAGAAGTTAAAATAGATGGGATAATAGGACCAGGGCATGTATCTACCATAATTGGGAAAAAAGGATGGGAAAAAATATATGAAGAATATAAAATACCCTTTGTTATTACTGGTTTTGAACCAATGGACATATTAAAAGGGATTTATTTACTCTCAGAAATGGTATTAAAAAATAAGCCTAAATTAGTTAACGAATATAAAAGAAGTGTATCAGATGAGGGAAACTTAACAGCCCTCAATATCATGTATCGCGTGTTTAAAATAGCTGATGCAAGCTGGAGAGGTTTAGGGATCTTAAAGAATAGTGGATTAGAATTGAAAGAGGAATACGATGACATCAATATAAGAAAAGTATTTCCTATAAAGGTACAAGTCAAACATAATCCTTTGTGTAAATGTGGAGAGGTTTTAAGAGGCGTATTAAAACCTACACAATGTCCACTATATAAAAAAGTATGTACTCCAGAAAATCCAAAAGGACCTTGTATGGTTTCCTCAGAAGGAACCTGTTCTGCTTATTATCTCTATGGGAGAGATTAG
- a CDS encoding 5-methyltetrahydrofolate--homocysteine methyltransferase: MFRIFDGNVLFDGAMGTELQRRGLPLGTPPELWNLENSEIVEQIHKDYINSGAMVIETNTFGGNRIRLKRFDLDKKIKVINQKAVDIAQRASKGKVLIAGSVGPLGELLEPFGDITIEEAKEVFEEQIEILKSAGVDFILIETMIYLEEALCALESALKANMKVGITMSFEITPSGIRTSFGDTIEKFIKSVENKEILFLGSNCGKGFEEMEKVAEEIRRKTNKKILIQPNAGIPKIVDGKPLYPGTPEEFGNFVVKMLKLGINYIGGCCGTTPEHIKKAREIIENF; the protein is encoded by the coding sequence ATGTTTCGGATATTTGATGGTAATGTTTTATTTGACGGAGCTATGGGAACAGAACTACAAAGAAGAGGTCTTCCTTTAGGAACTCCTCCTGAACTTTGGAATTTAGAAAATAGTGAAATAGTAGAACAAATTCATAAAGATTATATAAATTCTGGAGCAATGGTCATAGAAACAAATACCTTTGGAGGTAATAGAATAAGATTAAAAAGGTTTGATCTGGACAAAAAAATAAAAGTGATAAATCAAAAAGCCGTTGATATTGCCCAAAGAGCATCAAAAGGAAAAGTATTAATTGCAGGTTCAGTAGGTCCCTTAGGAGAATTGCTTGAGCCCTTTGGAGATATTACTATTGAAGAGGCTAAAGAAGTATTTGAAGAGCAAATTGAAATTTTAAAATCCGCAGGAGTTGATTTCATATTGATTGAAACAATGATCTATTTAGAAGAGGCTTTATGTGCCTTAGAATCTGCTTTAAAAGCTAACATGAAGGTTGGAATTACTATGAGTTTTGAAATTACTCCTTCAGGGATCAGGACATCCTTTGGAGACACCATAGAAAAGTTTATAAAATCTGTAGAAAATAAAGAGATATTATTTTTGGGATCAAACTGTGGAAAAGGTTTCGAAGAAATGGAAAAAGTAGCTGAAGAAATCAGAAGAAAAACTAATAAGAAAATACTTATCCAGCCAAATGCAGGAATTCCCAAAATAGTAGATGGTAAACCGCTTTATCCAGGAACACCTGAAGAGTTCGGGAATTTTGTTGTAAAAATGCTAAAATTAGGTATAAATTACATTGGTGGATGCTGTGGAACAACACCTGAACATATTAAAAAAGCAAGAGAAATAATTGAAAATTTCTAA
- a CDS encoding DNA-binding protein, which yields MKVYWKDVNINKLIIINLEPKELFLESIIEVLKEKKINNSVIISGIGTLEKLVFHRVLTRDFPPQNEFITLEAPIELSSCQGLILDYEPHIHFVASDLERTYSGHLEFGSKVLYLAEIVILPLKNVNLTRKLKENNIKYIEEE from the coding sequence ATGAAAGTATATTGGAAAGATGTGAATATTAATAAGCTTATAATAATAAATCTTGAGCCCAAAGAGTTATTTTTAGAAAGTATTATAGAAGTTTTGAAAGAGAAAAAAATAAATAATTCGGTTATTATTAGTGGAATTGGAACTTTAGAAAAATTGGTATTTCATAGAGTACTGACAAGAGATTTTCCTCCTCAAAATGAATTTATAACTCTTGAGGCACCTATTGAGCTTTCTTCCTGTCAGGGATTAATATTAGATTATGAACCTCATATTCATTTTGTTGCTTCCGATTTAGAGAGAACATATTCTGGACACTTAGAGTTTGGATCTAAGGTCTTATATCTTGCGGAAATTGTTATTTTACCTCTTAAAAATGTAAATCTAACCCGTAAACTTAAAGAGAATAATATAAAGTATATTGAGGAGGAATAA
- a CDS encoding FAD-dependent oxidoreductase codes for MIWDIVIIGAGPIGNFAGYLAGKKSLKVVILEEHDKIGEPIHCLGKLSFHAFEEYPLPKNSILSPLKGAYIYSPIGKEVKLKKNKVDSYILDRTKFDNDIGEMAEKAGAKFLFGTKAFGIEHFNGYSEIYFKEKGKINKLKAKIIIVAEGAKRQFLRSLGFPAKPHLVGLQYEISGIYLKDNECVELYFGEKYSKGFFAWISPLKGDLVKIGTAVLPGNNPKVYLENLILNLKERSSKFKILKEYGGIIPLYGPYEMYIYPNIIVLGDAGGFNKSTTGGGIYFGLKGAEIALNQAYKYLNNGNIKHLKEYEFLIKRAFGKELFFTGLIRRFLNKLNDKDLDEIWNIILENKEIIKKLEEKGDTAYQTTLLSIIPYIISKPKNTKVFRYLPQIIKSFLESI; via the coding sequence ATGATTTGGGACATAGTAATTATTGGGGCAGGACCTATAGGAAATTTTGCAGGATATCTTGCAGGTAAAAAAAGCCTTAAAGTAGTTATTTTAGAAGAGCACGATAAAATCGGAGAACCTATACATTGCTTAGGAAAACTTAGTTTTCACGCCTTTGAGGAGTATCCTCTTCCAAAGAATTCTATCCTTTCTCCTTTAAAGGGAGCATATATTTACTCTCCAATAGGCAAGGAGGTAAAGTTAAAAAAGAATAAAGTTGACTCATATATATTAGATAGGACAAAATTTGATAATGACATAGGAGAGATGGCAGAAAAAGCTGGAGCAAAATTTTTATTTGGAACTAAAGCCTTTGGTATAGAACATTTTAATGGATATAGCGAAATATATTTTAAGGAGAAGGGGAAAATAAATAAATTAAAGGCAAAAATTATTATTGTTGCGGAAGGAGCTAAAAGACAATTTTTAAGAAGTTTAGGATTTCCTGCAAAGCCTCATTTAGTGGGACTTCAATATGAGATATCTGGAATTTACTTGAAGGATAATGAATGTGTAGAGCTATATTTTGGAGAAAAATACTCAAAGGGATTTTTTGCATGGATCTCTCCATTAAAAGGTGACTTAGTGAAAATAGGGACTGCAGTCCTTCCAGGTAACAATCCAAAAGTTTATTTAGAAAATCTCATTTTAAACCTCAAAGAAAGAAGCAGTAAGTTCAAAATATTAAAAGAATATGGTGGAATTATTCCTTTGTATGGTCCCTATGAGATGTACATATACCCAAATATAATTGTTTTGGGAGATGCAGGAGGATTTAATAAGTCCACTACAGGTGGCGGTATATATTTTGGATTAAAAGGAGCAGAAATTGCATTAAATCAAGCATATAAATATCTAAACAATGGAAATATAAAGCATTTAAAAGAATATGAATTTTTAATAAAAAGAGCTTTTGGAAAAGAGTTATTTTTCACAGGACTAATAAGAAGATTTTTAAACAAACTTAACGATAAAGATTTAGATGAAATATGGAATATTATTCTGGAAAATAAGGAGATAATAAAGAAATTAGAAGAAAAAGGAGATACTGCCTATCAAACAACACTCTTATCTATAATTCCCTATATAATATCAAAACCAAAAAACACAAAAGTATTCAGATATTTACCTCAAATAATAAAATCTTTTTTAGAAAGCATATAA
- a CDS encoding hydrogenase assembly protein HypC, producing the protein MCLGYPLKVLKLKDNNMADVDMGGGTTLEISTIFTPEVKEGDYVIVHAGFAISVLREDEAKEILELLEEK; encoded by the coding sequence ATGTGCTTAGGTTATCCTTTAAAGGTATTAAAATTGAAAGATAATAATATGGCGGACGTAGATATGGGGGGGGGGACTACCCTTGAAATTAGTACTATATTTACTCCAGAGGTTAAAGAAGGAGATTATGTAATAGTACACGCTGGTTTTGCCATATCTGTCCTTAGAGAGGATGAGGCAAAAGAAATATTAGAATTATTAGAGGAAAAATGA